Proteins encoded together in one Passer domesticus isolate bPasDom1 chromosome 6, bPasDom1.hap1, whole genome shotgun sequence window:
- the APIP gene encoding methylthioribulose-1-phosphate dehydratase → MPSAPQAPARPPKESPEQGPRAGRAMAAAGGDAEQDGLHPRHLIPELCRLFYGLGWVTGTGGGISLKHGDEIYIAPSGVQKERIQPEDMFVCDINEQDISGPPLHKKLKKSQCTPLFMNAYTMRGAGAVIHTHSKAAVMATLLYPGSEFSITHQEMIKGIQKCTSGGYYRYDDTLVVPIIENTPEEKDLKDRMARAMEKYPDSCAVLVRRHGVYVWGETWEKAKTMCECYDYLFDIAVQMKQHGLDPSKHPAGENGIL, encoded by the exons ATGCCCAGCGCTCCGCAGGCGCCCGCGCGGCCGCCCAAAGAAAGCCCCGAGCAAGGACCCCGCGCTGGCCGCGCCATGGCGGCCGCCGGCGGGGACGCGGAGCAG gaTGGGTTACATCCAAGACACCTTATCCCAGAGCTTTGTAGACTGTTTTATGGTCTAGGCTGGGTAACAGGAACTGGTGGAGGAATCAGCTTGAAACATGG GGATGAAATCTACATTGCTCCTTCAGGAGTCCAAAAGGAAAGAATACAG CCAGAAGATATGTTTGTTTGTGATATAAATGAACAGGACATCAGTGGTCCTCCGCTTCACAAGAAACTAAAGAAAAGCCAGTGCACACCTCTTTTTATGAATGCCTACACTATGAGAG GGGCAGGCGCAGTGATCCATACACATTCCAAGGCTGCTGTTATGGCTACCCTTCTTTACCCAGGGAGTGAGTTCTCTATTACCCATCAGGAGATGATAAAAGGAATCCAGAAGTGTACTTCAGGAGGCTATTACAG ATATGATGATACACTAGTGGTTCCTATTATTGAGAATACACCAGAAGAGAAGGATCTCAAGGACAGGATGGCACGTGCAATGGAAAAATACCCAGACTCTTGTGCTGTCCTGGTCAGGCGTCACGGTGTTTATGTATGGGGAGAGACATGGGAAAAAGCCAAAACGAT GTGTGAATGTTATGACTACTTGTTTGATATCGCAGTGCAGATGAAGCAGCATGGGCTAGATCCTTCAAAACATCCAGCAGGAGAAAATGGGATCTTGTAA